Proteins encoded by one window of Conger conger chromosome 1, fConCon1.1, whole genome shotgun sequence:
- the LOC133140220 gene encoding interferon-inducible GTPase 5-like, whose translation MAEGFTIVGEDEVREIRDALENQTLTSAVAKIQDYFEQIDSVELNIAITGESGSGKSTFVNAFRGLVEDNKGAAPTGVVETTMEPTVYPHPKYPKVKVWDLPGIGTPNFKADEYLEKVKFERYDFFIIIISERFKVNNVQLATEIQRMKKRFYFVRSKIDNSIHAEKRKKDFDEDKTLSIIREDCMKGLLENGVASPTVFLISSFELQLYDFPKLQETMEKELPEHKQRVLLLSLPNITLDINKKKKEALQANIWKVSLLSGAVAAIPIPGLSVVVDVGILVKELSSYYQAFGLDDESLKNLSDKTNVPLEELKAVLTSPLNKEISGDVVIKLLTKFAGAGVMLLEYWASTIPVFGSMAAAGISYSTTHRMLTSCLNELAEDAQKVLMRALQSPV comes from the exons ATGGCTGAGGGTTTTACCATTGTTGGAGAGGATGAGGTGAGGGAGATCAGGGATGCACTGGAAAACCAGACCTTGACTTCAGCCGTGGCTAAGATCCAGGACTACTTTGAGCAGATTGACAGTGTGGAACTAAATATTGCCATCACCGGAGAGTCTGGCTCTGGCAAGTCCACCTTTGTCAATGCATTCCGGGGTCTGGTGGAAGACAACAAGGGCGCAGCTCCAACCGGCGTGGTTGAGACCACCATGGAGCCAACCGTGTACCCCCACCCTAAATATCCCAAAGTCAAAGTGTGGGACCTTCCCGGGATTGGGACACCCAATTTCAAAGCAGACGAGTACCTTGAAAAAGTAAAATTCGAACGCTATGatttcttcatcatcatcatctcagaACGTTTCAAAGTCAACAATGTGCAGCTGGCCACAGAGATCCAACGCATGAAGAAGAGGTTCTACTTTGTTCGCTCAAAGATTGACAACAGCATACATgcagagaaaaggaagaaggacTTTGACGAGGACAAAACCCTCAGTATAATTCGGGAAGACTGCATGAAAG GCCTCCTGGAAAATGGAGTGGCATCTCCCACGGTCTTCCTTATCTCCAGCTTTGAGCTGCAGCTCTACGACTTCCCAAAGCTGCAGGAGACGATGGAGAAAGAGCTGCCTGAACACAAGCAGCGTGTCCTCCTGCTGTCACTGCCCAACATCACCCTGGACATcaacaagaagaagaaagaggccCTGCAGGCCAACATATGGAAGGTGTCCCTGCTGTCAGGTGCCGTGGCAGCCATACCCATCCCAGGACTGTCTGTGGTGGTGGATGTAGGCATCCTGGTCAAAGAGCTCAGCAGTTATTACCAGGCTTTTGGCCTGGATGATGAATCCCTGAAAAACCTCTCTGACAAAACGAACGTGCCTCTGGAGGAACTGAAAGCGGTCCTCACATCCCCCCTCAACAAGGAGATATCGGGCGATGTGGTCATCAAGTTGCTTACCAAATTTGCCGGAGCAGGGGTGATGTTGCTGGAGTACTGGGCCAGCACAATCCCGGTGTTCGGCTCCATGGCGGCCGCGGGAATCTCGTACTCCACCACCCACAGGATGCTGACAAGCTGCTTGAATGAGCTGGCAGAGGATGCACAAAAGGTCCTAATGAGAGCTTTGCAGTCACCGGTGTGA